One region of Miscanthus floridulus cultivar M001 chromosome 19, ASM1932011v1, whole genome shotgun sequence genomic DNA includes:
- the LOC136529756 gene encoding small ribosomal subunit protein uS15-like, with the protein MPSQIGVLLHDQHGIPLIKSVTGSKILRILKAHGLAPEIPEDLYFLIKKAVAIRKHLERNRKDKDSKFRLILVESRIHRLARYYKRTKKLPPTWKYESTTASTLVA; encoded by the exons ATGCCGTCGCAGATTGGCGTCCTGCTCCATGACCAGCACGGTATCCCTCTCATCAAGAGCGTCACTGGTAGCAAGATCCTCCGCATCCTCAAGGCCCATG GGTTGGCACCGGAGATCCCTGAGGATCTCtacttcctcattaagaaggcGGTGGCGATTAGGAAGCATCTTGAGAGGAACAGGAAGGACAAGGACTCTAAATTCAGGCTCATTCTTGTTGAGAGCAGGATCCACCGCCTTGCCCGCTACTACAAGCGCACCAAGAAGCTCCCACCCACCTGGAAGTA TGAGTCAACCACGGCCAGCACTCTGGTGGCCTAA
- the LOC136527319 gene encoding MADS-box transcription factor 5-like yields MGRGKVELKRIENKISRQVTFAKRRNGLLKKAYELSVLCDAEVALIIFSSRGRLFEFSTSSCMYKTLERYRSCNFASEASAPLEAELNDYQEYLKLKTRVEFLQTTQRNLLGEDLGPLNVKELEQLENQIEISLRHIRSSKNQQMLDQLFDLKRKEQQLQDANKDLRRKIQETSEENVLRLSCQDIGCSGSSGHGDEANQERLQLALDPSLHIGYQAYMDHLNND; encoded by the exons ATGGGGCGCGGCAAGGTGGAGCTGAAGCGGATCGAGAACAAGATCAGCCGGCAGGTGACGTTCGCCAAGCGCCGGAACGGGCTGCTCAAGAAGGCGTACGAGCTGTCGGTGCTCTGCGACGCCGAGGTCGCCCTCATCATCTTCTCCAGCCGCGGCCGCCTCTTCGAGTTCTCCACCTCCTCATG CATGTACAAGACGCTGGAGCGGTACCGCAGCTGCAATTTTGCATCCGAAGCATCAGCTCCACTAGAGGCTGAATTA AATGATTACCAGGAGTACTTGAAGTTAAAGACAAGAGTTGAGTTCTTACAAACAACTCAGAG AAATCTACTTGGTGAGGACTTGGGTCCACTTAACGTGAAGGAGCTAGAGCAACTTGAGAACCAAATTGAGATATCTCTCAGGCATATCCGATCTTCAAAG AACCAGCAGATGCTCGACCAGCTCTTTGATCTCAAGCGCAAG GAACAACAACTGCAAGATGCTAACAAAGACTTAAGAAGGAAG ATACAAGAAACTAGTGAAGAAAATGTGCTGCGACTGTCTTGCCAGGACATTGGGTGTAGTGGATCTAGTGGGCATGGTGATGAAGCCAACCAAGAACGCCTTCAGCTTGCTCTTGATCCTTCCCTGCATATAGG GTATCAAGCTTACATGGACCACCTGAACAATGATTAA